One genomic segment of bacterium includes these proteins:
- a CDS encoding Rrf2 family transcriptional regulator, with amino-acid sequence MKFSTQEEYGLRLLLRIAKSDSPNGLTIPELSTVEGLSSANTAKILRALRLAGFVDSARGQTGGYKLNQPADKILISDVLTALGGKLYESNFCDLHAGMENICTNSIDCSIRSVWKTIQNVLDSVLSKFTLQDLLGKEEEVETLVSSIAIEMEAKFNKN; translated from the coding sequence ATGAAATTTAGTACACAAGAAGAATATGGTTTAAGACTTTTATTGAGAATTGCTAAAAGCGATTCTCCTAATGGTCTTACTATTCCTGAGCTAAGCACAGTTGAAGGACTTTCATCGGCAAACACCGCAAAAATATTAAGAGCATTACGTCTTGCAGGTTTTGTTGATAGTGCAAGAGGTCAAACTGGTGGGTATAAGTTAAATCAACCGGCTGATAAAATTTTAATCAGCGATGTACTTACAGCTTTGGGTGGAAAATTATACGAATCTAATTTCTGCGATCTTCATGCCGGAATGGAAAACATTTGCACGAACTCTATTGACTGCAGTATCCGCTCTGTTTGGAAAACGATTCAGAATGTTCTTGATAGTGTACTAAGTAAATTTACTCTTCAGGATCTTCTTGGAAAAGAAGAAGAAGTTGAAACACTTGTCTCCTCCATTGCAATTGAGATGGAAGCAAAGTTTAATAAAAACTAA
- a CDS encoding BrxA/BrxB family bacilliredoxin, producing the protein MFNISSRPPMYDQNAVQPMRDELVAVGFKELLTPKEVEDAIKVNNNESVFVLINSVCGCAAGSARPGISLALQNEIIPDKLYTVFAGQERDAVDKTRELVGNVPPSSPSAALFKNGQLVHFMHRYEIEGSMPQQISEYWREIFNEHCSRQGPSIPAEHFAKVMYAKQCGSKIPLYQG; encoded by the coding sequence ATGTTCAATATAAGTTCAAGACCACCAATGTATGATCAGAATGCAGTTCAGCCCATGAGAGATGAACTAGTGGCTGTCGGATTCAAAGAACTATTAACACCAAAAGAAGTCGAAGATGCAATTAAAGTTAATAATAATGAATCCGTATTTGTTTTGATAAACTCTGTTTGTGGATGTGCAGCAGGAAGTGCAAGACCGGGAATTTCACTTGCATTACAAAATGAAATTATACCAGATAAACTTTATACAGTATTTGCAGGTCAGGAAAGAGATGCGGTTGATAAGACAAGAGAATTAGTTGGAAATGTTCCTCCATCATCTCCGAGTGCTGCATTATTTAAGAATGGACAGTTAGTTCACTTTATGCACCGATATGAAATTGAAGGTAGTATGCCGCAGCAGATCTCCGAATACTGGAGAGAAATTTTTAATGAGCACTGTTCAAGACAGGGTCCGTCCATTCCTGCTGAGCATTTTGCAAAAGTTATGTACGCAAAGCAGTGTGGTTCAAAGATACCTTTGTACCAAGGATAA